In Streptomyces sp. NBC_01231, the sequence CGTCCGCTGCGAGTGAACTCGATCTTGAAACCGACACCCGTGTTGACGGCTGCCGAGGCGTCGGCCGACATGGTCGGCGTCTCGAAGGTGAAGCTCTCCTCGTGGTAGTGGTCCATGTCGAGGCCGACGTCCGTCAGCATGTGCCGTACGGCGGTCATGTAGGGGGCGGGTCCGCAGGTGAATACCTCCCGTTCGTGGAGGTCCGGCGCGACCTGCCGGAGCGTCTCTATCGTCAGTCGGCCGCGGTATCCACCCCAGGGGGCGTACGGGCGGTCCTCCTCGCAGATGTGGACCACTCGGATGTTCGGTGCGGTCGCGGCGATGAGGTCGAGTTCGTGGCGGAAGACGATGTCCGCCGGGGTGCGGGCGCTGTGCACGAACACCACGTCGGCGGGGTCGGCCAGGTCGTACAGCGTCCTGGTCATCGCCATCGACGGCGTCACTCCGACGCCCCCGGACAGGAACAGGTACTTGGCCGCCGGATACCGGGCCGTCGAGAACTCGCCGAGCGGTCCGTGCGCCCGCACGGTGTCACCGGGCTCGAGGTGGTCGTGCAGCCAGTTCGACACGAGTCCGCCCGGTACGCGCTTCACCGTGATCGAGAGCAGGAAGGGGCGGGTGGGCGGTGAGGAGATGGTGTAGCAGCGCTGAACGGGCCGGCCGTCGA encodes:
- a CDS encoding hybrid-cluster NAD(P)-dependent oxidoreductase; protein product: MTETEELLVCRQVHPLTHDVTTFVFEYAEPRLFRHEPGQFLTLTLDIDGRPVQRCYTISSPPTRPFLLSITVKRVPGGLVSNWLHDHLEPGDTVRAHGPLGEFSTARYPAAKYLFLSGGVGVTPSMAMTRTLYDLADPADVVFVHSARTPADIVFRHELDLIAATAPNIRVVHICEEDRPYAPWGGYRGRLTIETLRQVAPDLHEREVFTCGPAPYMTAVRHMLTDVGLDMDHYHEESFTFETPTMSADASAAVNTGVGFKIEFTRSGRSIECDADTSLLAAASRAGLSLPASCAQGMCGTCKTTLLSGSVDMQHNGGIRPREVAQNKILLCCSKPLEDLAIDA